A single genomic interval of Helianthus annuus cultivar XRQ/B chromosome 6, HanXRQr2.0-SUNRISE, whole genome shotgun sequence harbors:
- the LOC118479524 gene encoding exocyst complex component EXO70E2-like yields the protein MYDVVADVLLDFEMLFSDDSGELYCNEVKVVSSGLGEATIGTFVEFENAVKGENSRRALRGGEIHPVTRYVMNYIKLLVDYNETLNTLLTNSQDHDLNSELPDDIDSGDTLSSISCQLLSLITSLEANLEEKSRLYDDNALRVQSLWRVSDAQLREELRILISEKMLPAYRSFFGRFGSQLDKWYWCEWSENE from the exons ATGTATGATGTTGTTGCAGATGTTTTACTGGATTTTGAAATGCTTTTTTCCGATGATTCTGGTGAGTTGTATTGCAATGAAGTGAAGGTTGTTTCAAGTGGGTTGGGTGAAGCAACGATTGGGACGTTTGTCGAGTTCGAGAATGCTGTGAAGGGGGAAAATTCGAGAAGAGCTTTACGGGGTGGGGAGATTCATCCGGTAACACGTTATGTTATGAATTATATTAAATTACTGGTTGATTATAACGAAACGTTGAACACCCTGTTGACAAATAGTCAAGATCATGATCTGAATTCTGAACTACCCGATGATATCGACAGTGGTGATACCTTATCTTCTATTTCATGTCAGTTGCTATCACTAATTACTTCTTTAGAAGCGAACCTTGAAGAGAAATCAAGATTGTATGATGATAACGCTCTGCG GGTACAGTCTCTTTGGAGGGTCTCTGATGCTCAACTTCGTGAAGAACTTCGAATATTGATATCTGAAAAAATGCTTCCTGCTTATCGCTCGTTTTTCGGGAGGTTCGGGAGTCAACTTGATAAGTG GTACTGGTGCGAATGGAGTGAAAACGAGTAA